One segment of Hallerella porci DNA contains the following:
- a CDS encoding class I tRNA ligase family protein, giving the protein MHQSIIKVTDAIEKLSFNNELLKSADRYRESCEVFALLLQPFAPHIAEEMWSILGHNESLTNVAWPKADASKAEESSVEVVFQVNGKVRAKASVAKDMDKAELEKLAMENDRVKEFMNGKTVVKSIVVPGKLVNIVVK; this is encoded by the coding sequence ATGCACCAGAGCATCATCAAGGTAACCGATGCGATTGAAAAGTTGAGTTTCAACAACGAACTTCTCAAATCCGCCGATCGCTACCGCGAATCCTGCGAAGTATTTGCCCTTCTTTTGCAACCGTTCGCTCCGCACATCGCCGAAGAAATGTGGAGCATCCTCGGTCACAACGAATCCCTCACGAACGTCGCCTGGCCCAAAGCCGACGCTTCCAAAGCCGAAGAATCCTCCGTGGAAGTCGTTTTCCAGGTGAACGGCAAGGTCCGCGCCAAGGCATCTGTCGCCAAGGACATGGACAAGGCCGAACTTGAGAAGCTCGCCATGGAAAATGACCGCGTCAAGGAGTTCATGAACGGCAAGACCGTCGTGAAGTCCATCGTGGTTCCGGGCAAGCTCGTGAACATCGTGGTGAAGTAG
- a CDS encoding coiled-coil domain-containing protein, producing MHILVVIQANCFFAFEIQNTNSQPLPLKDGELALPLSQLECISDLFMEYANVRNMDDFEFDVVNASGKTDCIKTLVSCLLPCESFQVRSIENVLPELILKKNIMNDESTKQLTFDHRNYEVTVDEYGIWKTSSCETEGDALGVEDFVSLCTEGFSINKAKLAKIDELEQRITFLEKDNESIRRELAYKESKIRNLERKRVEEETAKQIAQQVAQKKKEDKNKIRQGRVEVRLTLAMVKKLYGNGMGIFGSRTQSFHTSYDSHPIVYLKKDKCTIKKYDPLLKIKDALDDFCDMEVGNFDVNFAEKDSLILAQRDGVFYKGCDWISKGSYGSVETSRRWHAGDLVGIIADPKDDEAEIRKYMEEVMRKEAMKDFI from the coding sequence ATGCATATTCTTGTTGTTATACAGGCAAATTGTTTTTTCGCTTTTGAAATCCAAAATACAAATTCTCAGCCTTTACCATTAAAAGATGGAGAGTTGGCACTTCCATTGAGTCAGTTAGAGTGTATTAGCGATTTGTTCATGGAATACGCCAATGTTAGAAATATGGATGATTTCGAGTTTGATGTTGTCAATGCATCCGGAAAAACGGATTGTATAAAAACACTCGTTAGCTGTTTACTTCCCTGTGAGTCATTTCAAGTTCGTTCCATTGAAAATGTTCTGCCAGAGTTAATACTCAAAAAGAATATTATGAATGACGAATCAACAAAACAATTGACCTTTGATCATCGAAATTATGAAGTGACAGTTGATGAATATGGCATTTGGAAAACTTCCTCTTGTGAAACGGAAGGTGATGCTCTAGGTGTTGAGGACTTTGTAAGTCTGTGTACAGAAGGTTTCTCAATAAACAAGGCTAAACTTGCAAAGATTGATGAACTAGAGCAGCGGATAACATTTTTAGAAAAAGATAATGAGAGCATTCGAAGGGAACTGGCATATAAGGAGTCCAAGATAAGGAATCTTGAACGGAAAAGGGTTGAGGAAGAAACTGCAAAACAGATTGCACAACAAGTTGCTCAAAAAAAGAAAGAAGACAAGAATAAGATAAGACAAGGACGTGTTGAGGTTCGCTTGACACTGGCAATGGTAAAAAAATTATATGGGAACGGTATGGGTATCTTTGGCTCGCGTACCCAGTCTTTCCATACAAGCTATGATTCTCATCCAATTGTTTATCTAAAAAAGGACAAGTGTACTATAAAAAAGTATGATCCACTTTTAAAAATTAAAGACGCCTTAGATGATTTTTGCGACATGGAAGTCGGCAATTTTGATGTCAATTTTGCAGAAAAAGATTCTTTAATTCTTGCACAGAGAGATGGAGTGTTTTATAAAGGATGTGATTGGATTTCAAAAGGTTCGTATGGCAGTGTGGAGACATCCAGAAGATGGCATGCAGGCGACCTAGTTGGAATCATCGCCGACCCAAAGGATGATGAAGCAGAAATTCGCAAGTATATGGAAGAAGTAATGAGAAAAGAAGCGATGAAGGACTTTATCTAA
- a CDS encoding OmpA/MotB family protein → MKSNPFVSISDLMAGVTAAVMLLLVVAVVQSASIQADHEAKKRKGIENAIAEIKESISSNTEGIVVSDSVITLADYSFERGSACLNGSVESVLKNTIAPILERKLKEYPNISIQIEGHSDAAAVQKPNTNLSKSCALFDDNYSLSAGRAREARKAVLNGVQGDASISRRIAVVGFGPDRLINTKRPMAAENRRVEIRLISGGI, encoded by the coding sequence ATGAAGTCAAACCCATTTGTTTCAATATCTGATTTGATGGCGGGTGTTACCGCAGCAGTGATGCTACTGCTGGTGGTTGCCGTTGTTCAATCTGCGTCGATTCAGGCTGACCACGAAGCAAAAAAGAGAAAAGGCATCGAGAATGCCATTGCGGAGATAAAAGAAAGCATCTCATCAAACACGGAAGGCATTGTGGTTTCCGATAGCGTTATTACATTGGCGGATTATTCTTTCGAACGAGGAAGCGCTTGTTTGAATGGCAGCGTTGAATCAGTTCTAAAAAATACAATTGCTCCCATATTGGAAAGGAAATTAAAGGAATATCCAAACATTTCAATCCAAATTGAAGGTCATTCTGATGCTGCGGCTGTTCAAAAGCCTAACACGAATTTATCTAAATCTTGTGCTTTATTTGACGATAATTACAGCCTTTCCGCTGGTCGAGCACGTGAGGCGAGAAAAGCTGTATTGAACGGCGTTCAAGGGGACGCCTCAATAAGTCGCCGAATAGCGGTGGTCGGTTTTGGACCGGACCGTTTAATAAACACTAAAAGGCCAATGGCAGCGGAAAATCGTCGCGTCGAAATTCGCTTAATATCGGGAGGCATCTAA
- a CDS encoding DUF2281 domain-containing protein has translation MPIELLQEKVKAIPAEYVGEVSDFIDFILQKSVNSSVKRNVKKFGIAKGLFSIPDDIDFCNDEIAEMFGVNGLKSYWTRTSLFGLFSIVKSCQSKQENSLIKKM, from the coding sequence ATGCCTATCGAACTACTGCAAGAAAAAGTCAAAGCCATCCCCGCAGAATATGTAGGGGAAGTTTCTGATTTTATCGATTTCATTCTCCAGAAATCGGTAAATAGCTCCGTTAAGCGGAACGTGAAAAAGTTCGGAATCGCCAAGGGACTGTTCTCCATCCCCGACGACATTGATTTCTGCAATGACGAAATCGCGGAAATGTTTGGAGTGAACGGATTAAAGTCTTATTGGACACGCACATCGCTCTTTGGACTCTTCTCGATAGTGAAAAGCTGCCAATCGAAGCAAGAAAACTCATTAATCAAGAAAATGTAG
- a CDS encoding type II toxin-antitoxin system VapC family toxin, with protein MDTHIALWTLLDSEKLPIEARKLINQENVEPVFSLISMWEIVIKHAINPNKMPISGAQFLDYCTQAGFQQLMVYEEHVLEVEKLKRDENAPSHKDPFDRMLIAQAKAEGIILLTHDSLLSGYNEPCVMTV; from the coding sequence TTGGACACGCACATCGCTCTTTGGACTCTTCTCGATAGTGAAAAGCTGCCAATCGAAGCAAGAAAACTCATTAATCAAGAAAATGTAGAACCTGTTTTTAGTTTAATCTCCATGTGGGAGATTGTCATAAAGCACGCAATCAATCCAAACAAGATGCCCATTTCAGGAGCACAATTCTTGGACTACTGCACTCAGGCAGGGTTTCAGCAGTTGATGGTTTACGAAGAACATGTTCTAGAAGTTGAAAAACTTAAACGAGACGAAAACGCACCATCACACAAAGATCCATTCGACCGAATGCTCATCGCACAAGCAAAAGCCGAAGGAATAATCTTGCTGACACACGATTCGTTACTATCTGGATATAATGAGCCCTGTGTCATGACTGTCTAA